taggtacaaaaaattttctatagaaatataaaatttatcaaattttctaaagaaataaaattttgaaaacattttctatagaaataaaatgttaacaaaattttctgtagaaataaaatttagacaaaattttctatagaaataaaattttgacaaaattttctattgaaataaaattgacattttttataaaaaaaattaacaaaatattctatagaaataaaattttgacaaaattttctgtaaaataaaattttcttctccaattaggtttttttttaataatttcactgcattttaaaatttcctataaaatatcaaaatatataattttcttgtgtgtaataaaataaatttatgtatatGTGGTCTTTTactattttaattctttttacaTAAATGGATCTAGAATATAGTTTTAGTTTGTGTTATAAATTTTACATTAAAGAGTAAATACAAATGGAATTTAATTgtcagatttttgttttttgttcatttggaaaattgttgttgtttttttaagtttagTATAATGAGATTTTAGAAATCTTATATAATTGCTTATCAAATGCCAATGATGCTTGGAAAGATTTATGATTGGTAAGCTAATGAAGAAAAATATCTTCTTAGGATTAGCCTTGCTTAGCTTTTAAGCTTCTAACAAAACTTTGCAGAAAGAGCTTATCCAAATAATGGTGTATATAGGTAGTGtagttatttgattttatatttgttgttttacaaGAAGCCTTCAATCAAAAGACAGTCATTCCTTCTACTCCAGACGTTCACTATTCATAAATTTCGCTGTATGGTGGGTGACAAGCGATTTCATCTTGTTTTCTTCACTAGACTTGCAGATCTGAAAAGAAAATCGAAGTTTTCGTTAAGCCGTTGTAAATGTATGTAATgtacaaaacaataataatacagGAAGTGTTTAATTGGCCAGAAAAAAACCGTCCTTAAGAGACTAAATCTGGTATCTGCATTCAAGGAACAAACTCAGGATAATCAggtcaaataaaaatatttgtatagattCATTTTCTCCCCCGCTGGTAGTCATTGATCTAAATTATTTACTTGGGTATCCAGATTTCGGTTATGACCGCCATGACCATCGGTTCCCTTGCACACCTCAAATATCAATACATTtcgaatttcaagcagatcagaATAAAAAGCATTTTCTAAACCCATAAGAAGTCGATTCAAGCCACCTGAGACCTTCACTTAGGCCTTAGTTAATTCATGCAATCATCGCTCAAAAAACTTACCTTCGTACACCATGTCTGGGACTTACTGGTGGTGTTCTTGCCGGTGAGGGTGGTGCTGAGGAGCCTGACGAGGCCAGTGAGAGGGTAGAATTGCGCGGTGCAGTGCATCCTAAATAAATAGCAGATCCTTTATCAGTGTCGCGCAAATCGACACGTGAGCCATGGACGGACGATGGCACGGAACCTGACGACGACAAAGACTTTTCTATAAGAGAATAGACCCAAACCTTGCAGTGTTAAGTCTCTACGCACCTGTGTACGAATGTAAACCAGCAGGACTACTGCGAGGGCGCACCGCCAAGCCACTCACCGTACTGGCACTGCGTTGTAAATTTGCTGTGCCACCAGCAGAAGCAGCAGTAGCTGCGGTACTACCACTTGCACCCGCATTTAATCTTTGCGTCTTGggtgaattttcggtttttccaTTGCCCGTCAAACGACTACCAGCACTACTGACACGCGGTGACCGTGTCGAGTTTCTCGAGGGTGACCGTTGCAGTTGTCGCTGCTGTTGTTGACGTTCTGCTGCTTCTTTTTTACTGGCCTCTATGGCTGCAGCATATTCAGCAGCCTCCGAGGTGGTAGGACTAAGGTGGGCCTCTTCGTCTTCAGGTATTCGATCGCCGCCCAATGAACGACGCGTAGCACTCATGCCGCCTTGACCTGAGTGCTTAGGAGAATTTGGACACGATTGAGCGGTGGTAACGCCTCCCGTCGATGCTTGTGGCCGTAGGCGTGATCGTGTTGAGGCAGATGAAGGTCGTCGGCGGAAAAGACCTTTGGTGGGGTCCATGTTGCAAACACCTGTTTCAaaaaatacacacaaagaaaacagAGAAAATGGAAACACACATGCAAAACTTCATCTTCATCAGGAATTCAAAATCGAGTGCAGAATGAATGATGAACGATCTGGCTCTGTAAATTATTTCAAGTAAACAAAAAGGTTTTTATTAAAGGTTTATAAAGTGTTTATACAATAATGACTGTAAGTGATTCTCAAATATTCTCTAATCAGATTCTGTTCCTGGTGATGATTCCATGGGCTTATAGAGTATAACATTTTCCATTATAACTTCACCATGATCATCTTCCATTTTCAGAGTCGTTGCCTCAAAGCCTATGAATGACAATGATTTCTTGGAATTTCTGGGGGTTTTCCATTGTTCGGTAGCAAAAGATAAAGTGTAACTAACGTTTTTGCCACTTGTGCTGTGGGCGGAGTGCTTAGTGTTATCATGGGATGATTGTGCCCCTTGTTCCTTAACATCTAATACCAACGCACCTGTGGGACATTTTTCACCACGCACACAATTCCCCTCACATATATCACGATTTTGCAAGAGCTCCTCATAGTTGTCCAGGGCAGCCATACATTTCATACGATCCAGTTTCTCCAAAGCCAACGATGGATAACGTTCCCTTAGACGTCGTCTCTCCTCACTCAAGCGGTACATTTCGAACTCTTGCAGCTGCGTTTGAAATCCCACATTGGGATTGGCCACTGCTCGACCAGCACGCACCACCTTCAAAGCATCCTTCCAAGAGAGATTTGTGGCAGTCATTATATAGGCTACGGCAACCGTGACTGAACGTGACATTCCAGCCAAACAATGGATGAGGACATTGCCCTCTCTCAAACGGGCAGCATGAATGAAATCATTGCAGACGGTAAAATATTGTGATAGATTTTGATCTGGTGTATCAGCAGCCATAACGCATAGATAGTGTTTATCCTgggcaatatataaaaatagagaGATGTTAAACTGATAGACTTTCGGGATCTGTCTGTCTCAACTTACCGGCAGTAATCGACGCGGACTATCATGTATGGCAACTATGTGggtaattttgaatttgtccAATTGTTGGGTATCTTTGGAGTCTCGATAATTGCCTACGTAAAGACCAGGCAATACCTACAAAGAGAcgttatatgaaaaattaaaggaaaaattaaataaaaaagaaaaatttctttcaaaatcctgTATGCCGTGTATCGACTAAATTCTTGAGAGTAAAATGAACCCTTAATTAAATTCCCCGTAAAATAAAATCCTGTCTTATACGAGACAATTTGACATTGTGGCTTTTACGATCAATCCTTATTTTCACTCAGACCAGTTATAGGAAGAAATGATGTACATTCGAAGTATGGAAATTTAGATTTTCAAGGGATTGTATTCTTTCTCCGCCTGATTCATACTTAAGACTATGGTAATATCCACTTGCTGGGGTTAAAACATGTATAGCACTCGTCCCAAAAacaatcaaccaaaattttaagaaaaatttaccaaaacatctacaaaatttaaaaaatcttttttgaacgtttggtaaaatttttgtcaaaattttatttctacagaaattttttgaaaaatttgatttttatagaaaatttttgaaaaaaatttttatatagaaaatttttgcaatcttttattcctatagaaagtttttgtaagattttatttgtaaggatttgtaaaaaaatctaccatttttgtggcaaccatgatagcTAGGCGTGTTCAGATTTGATTATggcattttattttcaatgactaaattttccaaaaatctaatagttattatttgattttttctcGACATTTTTagctacaataaaaaaaaatatgttagaaCAACACCTTTGTTCTACTCGACCCACCCTATTGCCTACATATGTTCTATTTACTTTGGTATTGTGGGGGAAACTTACCTTGTTCATACCATTTCCCATCTTGTtgtatcattaaaattttaacttggCAATCTTAGAGCACAATCTGAAAGAGATGAACGAAAATAAAAGTTAGGCATGGAAAATAGTATAAGagtattgaagaaaaaactaaCTCCAAAAAGTAGATAAAGCTTTTGGAATATATTAGAATCCCTAAAGTATGCTTCAGTTTTTTTAATAGGATTTTCGTAGTAAAGTAAGAATATAAGAAAAGATACAAgaatgaaattgaattaaaagttttTCCCGCAAgcaacaaagttttatttaattttgtgttatGTCAAAATGAAGCCTGGATTAGAGGGCTTCCATTTgttgagttaaaattttgtgaagttacGAGGTAAACCTAAAACCATCCAACATAGAATTTAGAtggtataataattaaaaaaaaaatttttaagcgtTCAaagctttttaatttttttttaatgaaattttatttgtcgaaATCTTACATTTTTGGTACTTGGTTATATATCAAATTTACTTGTTCCTGAATTGTTATACATTCATCAAAAAATAATCAGTATCAGAAAACTGTATATCTCTACCGCAAACCATCGATGGCAGTGAAAGTCAAAGGTCATCAAGTTAGCATCTCATTTTGTTGTCGATGTCATCAGTGTCGTCATAATCTTTCGTACAGATTAAAATACGaagaaagaattttgttttgttgcccCCAGACAAACTCTGCTCTTCTGAACTCATCACATATAGTAAACGAACAAACGCTCGATATTATATAGAGCTTAGCATATTAGGGATACAAAATTCGAAGATTGAATAatcgaatttttgcaaaaagagTCGAAAACTCAAATTCGACGTTTTGTAATATTCAAAATCGACCAactcgatttttggatttttttgaaaatcaggTAATATTGTCCTTTTTGCCAAAAAAGGAAAACTCAAAGCAGTCATTTTGTAAACTTCATACTAAtcgacttttgtttttttttttaatcgtgTCATATCGACCTATCGAATTTTGTGCTGACCAAAATAGACCATTCGAACTTTAACGAAAAgttgaatttgaattgaatgAGGAATAAGATATAAAACACTTGATGCTGAAAAATGCTCATCCAAAAATCGAAGGTGGTGACGTCAAAAATCTACTTTTCAGTTAtcgcaaaaattattttatttaattttttaaaaagactAGAAGTCTACTATTCCaaacgactttttcaaaattgctgaaaatacatccaaaaattttaaattatcacATATcagttatttttaaaatttaagttatttttaaaattttaaagttattttttattttttaaaaatctaaaatttaaccaaaagactttttcaaagtaaaaaaatcgaatattcaaccttttaattttcattacaaTCTCTATAGATTACTTTTGGGGGTCTTTTGGTGTTATTACTGTGTCATTTGTTggcttgaaaataatttttgttaagtttttaaaAAAGACGAGGCATCGAATAATCGACTGTTCCAAATATCGAATGTCGtcctttttaaattttgaaaaatcgaaaaCTAAACCTATTGATTCTCATTGCAATCTCTATAGTATacttttgggaggacatttggtCATATTACTATGCCATTTGTTGGCTTGGAAAAtgcatatttgttgttgttattgttgatgGTATCTGGTGCATTCACTAAGATGtgtgttgttattattatactTTTGCATGCATCAGACCAttgttatatataaatgttGACAGCAACAGTTTGCTGTTGACTCAACTACTCAGGGGCTtgttagatttttatattgcctagtATTAGGCTTATTTGACATTGAAACCTTTctctttctctgcaaaaaaaaacacgaaatgGGAAATATTTCAAGCCAATGTTTGaacagatgtttttttttttgtatgccttttattttatattttctgcATTTATTGCATATAAGACAGGGCCGTTTAGGCAGCTACCATGGCCTCAAAAAtacatataacaattttttctttcaacagaaGTTTGGAATATGGGAAAATCTTAAATATTCAAGTAATAAAAGAAAATCTATGAAAATAGGAGCATCATCAATGTGATATGCAGTTATCATATAGATAACAGAAGAATCGAAAATTAGGAAGAAAGTCATGAAATGGGGTTTGTCCAAACACTCCTACCATTTATAAGCCTGGTGTAAATCCCTTTTGAAATCTTTTGAATTTCTGGAGTATATAAAAACCCCCACTCGAATTCAAATCAATCCGAGCTTTTTTAGATTTGAAAGTTCGGTTTCATTGAATTtcaaaaatgaatattttttttaaatttatagcttgacattcattcattaaaattttaaaatggttttatttttttgtcttctttcgaCTCTTATTGATCGGCAAAATATGAAATGACTTTCCATTCGATATAgaagaaatgcattttttccttttttccgAACGATGGCTTTCGTATGAGATAGGAAAACATTGGATTAGTTAATTCTGAACTTAGAACCTTTATCTCCTTTGAATTGCATCTTAAGCTGagaactatgttcagttttcaagctgaaaaccaggttgttttcacggttacctttttaattaattgatttagaaatataaaattatttacaataaatttcttggatcttttccatccactatttggcaagacttgatcaaaatataatcatcttcataaatatatttgtacttttaatttagtgttttggtgaaaaacccgaacatagtactcacccttaattgtatttttttaatcgtgtattcaataaaatattactgTAATCTCAAATTTTGCGCCTGCCTTTAATATTGGGCCTTTGGACGTTATCTTCATTTTCCCGACAACTATTTGCTTtagtattttcattttttgcttACCAAAAACTCATTTGTTAATGTCTTGACAATTATTTAAgataattgtaaataaaaaaaatatttcccccGAGGTATATCACGATGCCATAACAAAGCTTTGCATTCTGTTCTGAACTCGGAACTTGAATGTTTGGTTGTAGGTAATTGAAAAGGCTACAACAACTTTTGGTTGTTTCTTTTGGCGACACAAGTACCTtgtgaatttaaaatttccatttttatggCTGCATTCTTTTTGGGGGATTGCTGTACTGTTGCTGCAAGCAATGTCAGTTCACAACAAAAATCCACTAAGAAGCCTACCTCAAATCTCTCAAGTTGAACTTGTAGTTGGAATGAATGAGCTCCATGTATCTGCCGGGCAAAAACTAAAACCCTCGAACACACACACTCTGACAAAAATTGTGGTGGCAAAACCCACCTGACCACAACGTTCGTTATCGTATtcgatatagaaatattctcggtttttttctcgaagaaaactatcgaaaacgatatcgagaatgcttcgaaaaaaatttcgaaaaacgttcatctgtcgtgctgttactgccagcaaactcttcgttttcgaaggcttgctagtgattcgttaaagaaggtttcgcgatatctataattgatcgttaacgaatctatttcgaattcgttttcgtattcgatatcattccgctttcgaaggttttctatactgttttattcccattttgttcccattataagttgtgtagtaaaagaaaattttcaagtttgtttttattttattacaacacaatatagataactataatacaaaataatatagatattagtgttgcgaacaaaatatttatatttaggaATATATATTTGAAGTGAATTAAGGCACTGCATTGACTTCTTTGCGCGGAATTTCTTATTAAGCCGGTCGTGGCTATTATTGAAAACGACTATAATGAGTAACATTTTCCTGGATACATCTGCAAATtaaacaagaaagaaaattggtaattttctaaaagatatataaataaattacttacCTTTTTAGATTCGCTAAGACACTTCACCCACacttaacaatttcttaaactgaaATGACTTTTTAATCTCTGTCTTTCTAAAAACCAAACATGGCGGAACACCAACAAATAAGCcgaaaaatattcgttattacTTCGAAAAAAACAACGTTCGAAATTTGTCTATTATCGAACTTTTCTCGAATAATTCCGCgttaatttatttcgaaaaatgttcgctTTAGCGAACCTTCGCCATTTCTCGGCACTTTGGTCGGGTGGGAAGAATCTCTCTATGACCAAGAGTTTATTTAATGAtatgttgtaaaatttgtttgcttTAGCTTCCATGCTATTGAAGTTGTGTTAGTATTACTCGTTGCTGCTTGAAAACCCTTCGAGGGTAGTCTACTCTCTTGCTACATATAGGTGTGAGAGTGTACGAGATAGACTATTATTGAGTATGAGACTGTATCTAAGATGTTTTGGTGTCTTTGTTTTTGCCTTATCCATCAACATGACCgtgattttatttgtttgtgtaCAATGTCAACACAATACCTACTAAAGGAAACTCCATTCAGGGTTGAGCACAAATAATGTGAACCTCCTGAAGGTCATTCTAATCATTTTAGGTGTGCTACGAATTCgagttgcatacttttaggcttgatTAAGAGAAATTGATTTTAACAAAGTATGTGGTGGAGCAAAGAGGTTGTATGTGTGTGAGAAGGagagagaacattttgtattgCTTTGACAATGATGTCTAAacgttatattttaaaataaattttgttttagtggTCTATGGAAGTAACCAAAAAACTGGTTCCCATATTCAAaatacagtgaacccaccaggaaggaaaattttggttaactttagaaatttttaacaaaattgtattataaacgcagatgtcatgccgatttcacaaaaaatagcaagtatttgtcgacaaattcaagaaaatgtagaaatgtataaataattatttttttactttaaaggaaatttcgaagtttgaaagaaaaaattggagttcaaaattgcaaaattgtctttagtaccttacaaagttcatgatgggcgaatttttagtaaaatttacaaattttaagaaattctgaactattttgtgggaggcaCGAACTTagaaaatctttatgcttcatttgtgtatagtttttccccattttttagttcatttaactaacgtactaacgtaacgaaaaaataataataataatgatcggttaggttagtttaggtgacagaccgatgtatcaggctcacttagactattcagttcattgtgataccacattggtgaacttctctgatgataataataataattttctttatttattaaaaaaaattaaattgtgatattGAATGTGGGAGGTACTAAAAGCAAAGGCTTTCTACCTAAATATTAaaagtaattaattaattcaagaaaattttctcaaaacataataattccatgaactaaagccaatttagtgCCATATAGTTCTCAtgtctttttttgagtgcaaatgaaattttagacaatagaaattaccTTGTgttctttaagagcaaataatcCATAATTTATTCGCTTATTTTCTCTTaagatcaaaattttggtagacaaattttatatatctgtactttaaatattacttaagaaaataaagtaattaattaattcaagaaaattttctcaaaacataataattccatgaactaaagccaatttagtgtcatatagttctcatattttttttttttttttttttttggagtgcaaatgaa
This is a stretch of genomic DNA from Haematobia irritans isolate KBUSLIRL chromosome 4, ASM5000362v1, whole genome shotgun sequence. It encodes these proteins:
- the LOC142232929 gene encoding uncharacterized protein LOC142232929: MGNGMNKVLPGLYVGNYRDSKDTQQLDKFKITHIVAIHDSPRRLLPDKHYLCVMAADTPDQNLSQYFTVCNDFIHAARLREGNVLIHCLAGMSRSVTVAVAYIMTATNLSWKDALKVVRAGRAVANPNVGFQTQLQEFEMYRLSEERRRLRERYPSLALEKLDRMKCMAALDNYEELLQNRDICEGNCVRGEKCPTGVCNMDPTKGLFRRRPSSASTRSRLRPQASTGGVTTAQSCPNSPKHSGQGGMSATRRSLGGDRIPEDEEAHLSPTTSEAAEYAAAIEASKKEAAERQQQQRQLQRSPSRNSTRSPRVSSAGSRLTGNGKTENSPKTQRLNAGASGSTAATAASAGGTANLQRSASTVSGLAVRPRSSPAGLHSYTGSVPSSVHGSRVDLRDTDKGSAIYLGCTAPRNSTLSLASSGSSAPPSPARTPPVSPRHGVRRSASLVKKTR